From Pusillibacter faecalis, one genomic window encodes:
- a CDS encoding amino acid ABC transporter ATP-binding protein, whose amino-acid sequence MIDVKNLSKSFGDHLVLDDLSEHIYPGEKVVVIGPSGSGKSTFLRCLNLLETPTAGTITFNGVEVTNTKTNIDQIRQQMGMVFQHFNLFPNMTIRKNITLAPVRTGLMKQEEADETAAVLLKRVGLLDKADAYPAQISGGQKQRIAIVRALAMQPKVMLFDEPTSALDPEMVGEVLDVMKELAQEGMTMVVVTHEMGFAKEVGSRVLFMDSGKILEQNTPQEFFDHPQNPRTRTFLSKVL is encoded by the coding sequence GTGATCGACGTTAAGAACCTGAGCAAGTCCTTCGGAGACCATCTGGTGCTGGACGATCTCTCTGAGCACATCTATCCGGGGGAAAAGGTGGTGGTGATTGGTCCCTCCGGTTCTGGAAAGTCCACATTTCTACGCTGCCTGAATCTGCTGGAGACCCCTACTGCGGGCACCATTACGTTTAATGGTGTGGAGGTCACTAATACCAAGACGAATATTGATCAGATTCGGCAGCAAATGGGGATGGTGTTCCAGCACTTCAACCTGTTCCCCAATATGACCATCCGGAAAAACATCACCCTTGCTCCGGTTCGTACGGGCCTCATGAAGCAGGAGGAAGCCGATGAGACCGCTGCGGTGCTTTTGAAGCGGGTGGGGCTGCTGGATAAGGCCGACGCCTACCCGGCTCAGATTTCCGGCGGGCAGAAGCAGCGGATCGCGATTGTTCGGGCACTGGCTATGCAGCCCAAGGTCATGCTCTTTGACGAGCCTACCTCCGCCCTGGACCCGGAAATGGTGGGCGAGGTGCTGGATGTGATGAAGGAGCTGGCCCAGGAGGGAATGACCATGGTGGTTGTCACCCATGAGATGGGTTTCGCCAAGGAGGTGGGCAGCCGGGTGCTGTTTATGGACAGCGGAAAGATCTTGGAGCAGAATACGCCTCAGGAATTTTTTGACCATCCCCAAAACCCACGGACCCGCACTTTCCTCAGCAAGGTGCTGTAA
- a CDS encoding amino acid ABC transporter permease: MAAYYAEWKTLIASGMDMAWWQEFFVKFYQAFIEADRWKQYLDGVGTTLVATALALVLGVVLGVLVAMIRTAHDQQRPGVRNPFLGLFNFIAKVYVTVIRGTPMMVQLLIWSSVVFLSSRSYTMIGILGLGINSGAYVAEIIRGGLMAVDGGQMEAGRSLGLNYMDTMRFIVIPQAIKAILPALGNEFIILLKDTSLITVIGGKELLYAAQGIMGRTYEAMFPLIGVACVYLVMVMIFTWLLGKLERRLRQSDRR, encoded by the coding sequence CTGGCAGCCTATTATGCGGAGTGGAAGACTCTGATCGCAAGCGGCATGGACATGGCTTGGTGGCAGGAATTTTTTGTCAAGTTCTATCAGGCATTCATCGAGGCTGACCGTTGGAAGCAGTATCTGGATGGTGTGGGCACTACCCTGGTGGCCACCGCCCTGGCTCTGGTGCTGGGTGTGGTGCTGGGCGTGCTGGTGGCCATGATTCGTACGGCTCATGACCAACAGCGCCCCGGCGTCCGCAATCCTTTCCTGGGGCTTTTCAATTTCATTGCCAAGGTTTATGTCACTGTGATCCGGGGCACCCCTATGATGGTGCAGCTGCTGATCTGGAGTTCCGTGGTGTTTCTCAGCAGCCGCAGCTACACGATGATTGGCATTCTGGGCCTGGGCATTAACTCCGGCGCGTATGTGGCGGAAATTATCCGAGGCGGACTCATGGCAGTGGACGGAGGGCAGATGGAGGCTGGCCGTTCTCTGGGCCTCAATTACATGGATACCATGCGCTTCATCGTGATTCCTCAGGCCATCAAGGCGATTCTGCCAGCTCTGGGCAATGAGTTCATTATCCTGCTCAAGGATACTTCCCTCATCACCGTGATCGGCGGCAAGGAGCTGCTCTACGCTGCCCAGGGGATCATGGGCCGCACCTATGAGGCGATGTTCCCTCTGATCGGCGTCGCCTGCGTCTATCTGGTGATGGTGATGATTTTCACCTGGTTGCTGGGGAAACTGGAAAGGAGGCTGCGTCAAAGTGATCGACGTTAA
- a CDS encoding ABC transporter substrate-binding protein, translating to MKKLFALLLTLAMVLSLAACGGDTTAEDTTGDDTNTETQEPTGDTTLTTVEEGKLIMSTNAAFPPYEMTDDSGNVVGIDAEIAAAIAEKLGLELQIDDMDFDAAQLAVQNGKSDICMAGLSVTEDRLLVMDFSDSYATGVQVVIVKEGSDVTLDNLGEQMIGTQRATTGNIYCTDEFGEDHVVAYDDGIVAVQDLVNGKVDCVVIDQAPAQEFVAANPGLTILDTEYANEDYAIGMAKGNTALVEAVNGALNELISDGTVQSIIDSYITAE from the coding sequence ATGAAGAAGCTGTTTGCATTGCTGCTGACACTGGCAATGGTTTTGTCCCTGGCCGCCTGCGGCGGTGACACCACGGCGGAGGACACCACTGGCGACGACACCAACACCGAGACTCAGGAGCCCACCGGAGACACGACCCTCACAACCGTGGAGGAAGGCAAGCTCATCATGTCTACCAACGCGGCGTTCCCTCCCTATGAGATGACGGATGACAGCGGCAACGTGGTAGGCATTGATGCTGAGATTGCCGCCGCCATTGCTGAAAAGCTGGGCCTGGAGCTCCAGATCGACGACATGGACTTTGACGCTGCTCAGCTGGCTGTTCAGAACGGCAAGAGCGACATCTGCATGGCTGGCCTCTCCGTTACGGAGGACCGCCTGCTGGTGATGGACTTCTCCGACAGCTACGCCACCGGCGTTCAGGTGGTCATCGTCAAGGAGGGCTCCGATGTAACCCTGGACAACCTGGGTGAGCAGATGATCGGCACGCAGCGGGCCACTACCGGCAATATCTACTGCACCGATGAGTTTGGCGAGGATCATGTGGTGGCTTATGACGACGGCATCGTGGCCGTTCAGGACTTGGTGAACGGCAAGGTGGACTGCGTGGTCATTGACCAGGCTCCCGCTCAGGAGTTCGTGGCAGCCAATCCCGGCTTGACCATTCTGGACACCGAGTATGCCAATGAGGACTATGCCATCGGCATGGCCAAGGGCAACACCGCCCTGGTGGAGGCTGTGAATGGCGCGCTCAATGAACTGATTAGCGACGGCACGGTTCAGTCTATCATTGATAGCTACATCACTGCGGAGTAA
- a CDS encoding putative glycoside hydrolase — translation MAGAKGYRSYRGRGTKRKILLALLLCLVILAAVMVILVQEHVVFDANGTPRLEIPWQKEEPEQTPELDLVIEEPEAPWQVRAYQVTTAPLTVEGWEQARMKVLASSDSSVALAADAALTMKDGSGRVYYDSQAAVPGAVETAEDTAEALAMVMRGGTEGAARAIARLSCLLDPIAAKADVEGMGLKNTGGYIFYDGNNENWLDPSKEKTQEYLASLAVECAELGFDEILLTDFSFPTQGKLDKIAYPEIGKEASLQACLSAIRTALDEAGLQDVLLSVELPADVILAGADETVSLPADTVDRVYAVTTEDQAEALSAAAEAAGTVFVPELSEPPAKVQNYLLLP, via the coding sequence ATGGCGGGAGCAAAGGGCTATCGCAGTTATCGAGGACGCGGAACGAAACGGAAAATCCTGTTGGCGCTGCTGCTGTGCCTGGTGATTCTGGCAGCGGTCATGGTGATCCTGGTGCAGGAGCATGTGGTCTTTGATGCAAATGGAACTCCCAGGCTGGAGATCCCTTGGCAGAAGGAGGAGCCGGAGCAGACGCCGGAGCTGGACTTGGTCATTGAGGAGCCGGAGGCTCCCTGGCAGGTGCGGGCATATCAGGTGACGACAGCACCGCTGACCGTGGAGGGCTGGGAGCAGGCACGGATGAAGGTGCTGGCCTCCTCCGATTCCTCTGTGGCTCTCGCCGCCGATGCGGCGCTGACCATGAAGGACGGTAGCGGGCGGGTTTACTATGATAGCCAGGCCGCCGTGCCCGGCGCTGTGGAGACAGCGGAGGACACAGCCGAGGCCCTGGCTATGGTGATGCGCGGCGGAACAGAGGGTGCCGCCCGGGCCATTGCGCGGCTTTCCTGCCTGCTGGACCCCATTGCTGCAAAAGCAGATGTAGAGGGTATGGGCCTGAAGAACACCGGCGGCTATATCTTCTACGACGGCAATAACGAAAACTGGCTGGACCCCAGCAAGGAAAAGACTCAGGAATATCTCGCAAGTCTTGCGGTGGAGTGCGCGGAGCTGGGGTTTGACGAGATTCTGCTGACGGATTTCAGCTTTCCCACCCAGGGGAAGCTGGATAAGATCGCCTATCCCGAGATCGGGAAGGAGGCCAGCTTGCAGGCGTGCCTAAGCGCTATTCGGACGGCTCTGGATGAGGCGGGGCTGCAGGATGTACTGCTGTCGGTAGAGCTTCCGGCAGATGTGATTCTGGCAGGTGCGGATGAAACGGTGTCTCTCCCCGCCGACACTGTGGACCGCGTCTATGCTGTGACAACGGAGGATCAGGCCGAGGCTCTGAGCGCGGCGGCAGAGGCTGCCGGGACCGTTTTTGTGCCGGAGCTGAGTGAGCCGCCCGCAAAGGTCCAGAATTATTTGTTGCTTCCATGA
- the rpiB gene encoding ribose 5-phosphate isomerase B: MKIALGCDHGGYELKEFIKRVLERLEYSYEDFGCNSTESCDYPNFGAAAARAVAEGKCQRGIVICTTGIGISIAANKIKGIRCAHCADCLEAEMTRRHNDANMLAIGAGFTGKNMAERMVEVFLSTEFEGGRHQRRVDQITALEN, translated from the coding sequence ATGAAGATTGCGCTGGGCTGCGACCATGGCGGCTATGAACTGAAGGAATTTATCAAAAGGGTTTTGGAGAGGCTGGAGTACTCCTATGAGGACTTTGGCTGCAACTCCACGGAAAGCTGTGACTACCCGAACTTCGGCGCCGCAGCCGCCCGGGCCGTGGCGGAGGGCAAGTGTCAGCGGGGCATTGTGATCTGTACCACCGGCATTGGTATCTCCATTGCCGCTAACAAGATCAAGGGCATCCGGTGCGCTCATTGTGCGGACTGCCTGGAGGCGGAGATGACCCGTCGTCACAATGATGCCAACATGCTGGCTATCGGCGCTGGCTTTACTGGAAAAAATATGGCTGAGCGGATGGTGGAGGTATTTCTTTCCACAGAGTTTGAGGGCGGCCGGCACCAGCGCCGGGTGGATCAGATAACGGCTCTGGAGAACTGA